Proteins encoded within one genomic window of Cucumis sativus cultivar 9930 chromosome 3, Cucumber_9930_V3, whole genome shotgun sequence:
- the LOC101206800 gene encoding UDP-N-acetylglucosamine transferase subunit ALG14 homolog, with translation MDSSVTIATVILSISLILSRILYVIYWSGRPLRNKSLGPVSTLIVLGSGGHTAEMLNVLSVLQKDLFSPRFYIAAATDNMSLQKARTYENQLADKNEAEVDKIAQFMQIYRSREVGQSYFTSVWTTLIATLHALWLMIKIRPQVILCNGPGTCIPLCLIAFIFKVLGIRWSSIFYVESIARVKRLSLSGLILYKLYVADQFFVQWPQLQRIYPRAHYVGCLM, from the exons ATGGATTCTAGTGTTACTATCGCTACTGTAATTCTCAGTATTAGCTTGATTTTAAGCCGTATTCTTTACGTTATATATTGGAGTGGTAGACCTCTTCGAAACAAAAGCCTGGGACCTGTCAGTACCCTCATTGTTTTAGGCTCAG GGGGTCACACGGCGGAGATGCTCAATGTGTTGTCTGTGCTGCAGAAGGACTTGTTTTCTCCAAGATTCTACATTGCTGCTGCTACAGATAACATGAGTCTTCAAAAAGCTCGTACATATGAAAACCAACTGGCTGATAAG AATGAAGCTGAGGTAGACAAGATTGCACAGTTCATGCAGATCTACAGAAGTAGAGAAGTAGGACAATCGTATTTCACTTCTGTTTGGACAACTTTAATTGCCACATTGCACGCACTCTGGCTAATGATTAAAATTAGACCTCAAGTG ATTCTATGCAATGGCCCTGGTACTTGTATCCCATTATGCTTAATTGCATTCATATTCAAG GTTCTAGGAATTAGATggtcttcaattttttatgtgGAGAGCATTGCAAGAGTGAAGAGATTATCACTAAGTGGATTAATTTTATACAAGTTATACGTGGCTGATCAATTCTTTGTGCAATGGCCGCAGCTACAAAGAATATACCCCCGCGCTCACTACGTTGGTTGTCTCATGTAG
- the LOC101211366 gene encoding inositol-tetrakisphosphate 1-kinase 1: protein MEGRRFCIGYALAPKKRHSFIQDSLVTLAASRGVDLVRIDTDRPLLDQGPFDCILHKFYGEDWRKQLMEFRVKNPNAFILDSPDSIERLHNRISMLQVVSELKIDNPDESFGIPKQIVIYDKETLFDRQAWEGLKFPVIAKPLVADGSAKSHKMALVFNHDCLNKLKPPIVLQEFVNHGGVIFKVYVVGQYVKCVKRKSLPDEPEAKLGNVDGLLSFSQVSNMTPREKIDDKHYMMQLDDTEMPPLSFVTDIARGLRRSMNLNLFNFDVIRDSKIGTRYLIIDINYFPGYAKMPGYEKVLTDFFCDLAQKKEALNNPDKKKDVEDKIVLDLQSTDQQTRKIGNDEIGGGQSVEREKKGTPVQD from the coding sequence ATGGAAGGACGTAGATTTTGTATAGGTTATGCTTTGGCTCCCAAGAAACGTCATAGTTTCATTCAAGATTCGTTAGTGACTCTTGCGGCGTCTCGAGGGGTCGATCTTGTTCGAATTGACACTGACCGGCCTCTTCTTGATCAAGGCCCATTTGATTGTATTCTTCACAAGTTTTACGGCGAGGATTGGAGGAAGCAACTGATGGAATTCAGAGTTAAGAACCCTAATGCTTTCATTTTGGATTCACCCGATTCGATTGAGAGACTCCACAACCGGATTTCGATGCTTCAGGTTGTTTCCGAGTTGAAGATTGATAACCCTGATGAATCTTTTGGGATTCCTAAGCAGATTGTGATTTACGATAAGGAGACTTTGTTTGATCGCCAGGCTTGGGAGGGTTTGAAATTCCCTGTTATTGCTAAGCCATTAGTGGCTGATGGTAGTGCTAAATCTCACAAAATGGCTCTTGTATTCAACCATGATTGTTTGAATAAGCTTAAGCCTCCTATTGTCTTGCAGGAGTTTGTGAATCATGGGGGTGTTATCTTTAAGGTTTACGTTGTTGGGCAGTATGTGAAATGTGTGAAAAGGAAGTCTCTTCCTGACGAACCCGAAGCAAAACTGGGGAATGTAGATGGATTGTTGTCGTTTTCGCAGGTCTCAAATATGACCCCTCGTGAGAAAATTGATGATAAGCACTACATGATGCAGCTTGATGATACAGAGATGCCACCGTTGAGTTTTGTCACCGATATCGCAAGAGGGTTGCGACGCTCCATGAACTTGAATCTTTTCAACTTTGATGTGATTCGGGACTCGAAAATTGGGACTCGGTACCTTATAATTGACATTAACTACTTCCCTGGGTATGCCAAAATGCCAGGTTATGAGAAAGTTTTGACAGATTTCTTCTGTGATCTAGCACAGAAGAAAGAGGCATTGAACAATCCTGACAAGAAGAAGGATGTTGAAGACAAGATTGTTTTAGATTTGCAGAGTACTGATCAACAAACAAGAAAGATTGGTAATGATGAGATTGGTGGTGGGCAGTCAGttgaaagggaaaagaaaggaaCCCCTGTTCAAGATTGA
- the LOC101206555 gene encoding uncharacterized LOC101206555 (The RefSeq protein has 1 substitution compared to this genomic sequence), with translation MGNNKITDPKNPSEETPTVASTFSVFDTLFGSAGVENPPVSIFSTDNPFRRKASDSVPPPPAEISRKKGKDKRVGIDLDSTEGVKTSSEIKKSKKKEKKKSLDRELDNVDDDGERGFESQGGLKDSSKKKGTVLGSETSEKSHGFEGSKLGENVKLMKERKKRKRDELEREYEAKKYGVSDVAEDEVEGSGGNVVGKKRKALDDPSEMLVTKEGFDDESKLLRTVFVGNLPLKVKKKALAKEFSQFGEIDSVRIRSVPIDIANSKKPRKGAIISKKLNEAADSSHAYVVFKTEESAWASLSHNMAVFAGNHIRVDRACPPHKKLKVGNGPIYDPKRTVFVGNLPFDVKDEELYQLFCGIDNMGSSVEAVRVIRDPKVNVGKGFAYVFFKTREAANSVVNNQLLELRGRTLRLFHTKTNPTSTPFKKRNRPPTEADRTPAKKKYVDSGLGTPDSSKRVTPKATNVSYQGLRASKSGSQKKIHTKGSSTKWPKSHSNSKEKPIDHKKRRGPEKTSERKGKRPAVANRKAVAMATKNGIATPKQTGLKRKSDSRSPGSSHRNKRVKRFR, from the exons ATGGGGAACAACAAAATCACTGACCCCAAAAATCCCTCTGAAGAAACCCCCACTGTTGCTTCTACCTTCAGCGTTTTCGATACTCTCTTCGGTAGCGCCGGTGTTGAAAACCCCCCCGTTTCTATCTTCTCCACTGACAACCCTTTTCGTAGGAAAGCTTCAGATTCTGTTCCTCCTCCACCTGCTGAAATCAGTAGGAAGAAGGGCAAGGACAAAAGGGTTGGTATTGATTTGGATTCTACTGAAGGTGTTAAAACTTCGTCGGAGATTAAGAAATctaagaagaaggagaagaagaagtcTCTGGACCGCGAATTGGATAATGTAGATGATGATGGAGAAAGGGGTTTCGAATCGCAAGGGGGATTGAAGGATAGTAGTAAGAAGAAAGGTACTGTTTTGGGCTCTGAAACTTCAGAAAAGAGTCATGGTTTTGAAGGGAGTAAACTCGGTGAGAATGTTAAATTGatgaaagagaggaagaagaggaagagagatgAACTTGAGAGAGAGTATGAAGCCAAAAAGTATGGTGTATCAGATGTAGCTGAAGATGAAGTAGAAGGTTCAGGGGGGAATGTTGTtgggaagaagagaaaagcaTTGGATGATCCTTCAGAGATGTTGGTTACAAAGGAAGGATTTGATGATGAAAGTAAGCTTTTGAGAACTGTGTTTGTTGGGAACTTGCCATtgaaagtgaagaagaaagctTTAGCCAAGGAGTTTAGCCAATTTGGAGAGATAGATTCTGTTAGGATCCGGTCTGTACCAATTGACATTGCAAAT AGCAAAAAACCAAGGAAGGGGGCAATCATTTCTAAGAAACTCAATGAAGCTGCGGACAG TTCACATGCATACGTTGTTTTTAAAACAGAGGAATCAGCACAGGCTTCTTTGTCCCATAACATGGCTGTG tttgcAGGAAATCATATACGAGTTGACAGAGCATGCCCACCccataaaaagttgaaagtggGAAATGGGCCAATCTATGATCCCAAGAGAACTGTTTTTGTGGGTAACCTTCCATTTGATGTAAAG GATGAAGAATtgtatcaattattttgcgGAATTGACAATATGGGATCCAGTGTTGAGGCTGTTCGGGTCATTAGAGATCCCAAGGTGAACGTAGGGAAGGGCTTTGCGTATGTCTTCTTTAAAACAAGG GAAGCAGCAAACTCTGTAGTTAATAATCAACTACTAGAGTTGCGTGGTCGGACGCTGAGGCTCTTTCATACCAAAACAAATCCAACATCCACTCCATTTAAGAAACGGAATAGACCACCTACAGAAGCTGATCGCACCCCAGCAAAGAAAAAGTATGTGGATTCAGGCTTAGGGACACCAGATAGCAGCAAGAGGGTAACACCAAAGGCAACCAATGTATCCTATCAGGGCTTGCGTGCGAGCAAAAGCGGTTCCCAGAAGAAGATCCATACTAAAGGCAGCAGTACGAAATGGCCGAAGTCACATTCAAACAGTAAAGAGAAGCCAATAGATCacaagaagagaagaggaCCAGAGAAGACAAGTGAAAGAAAGGGTAAGAGACCAGCAGTTGCCAACAGAAAGGCTGTGGCGATGGCAACGAAAAATGGCATTGCAACACCGAAACAGACCGGATTGAAGCGCAAGTCTGATAGCCGAAGTCCAGGGAGCTCTCACAGGAATAAGAGAGTCAAAAGGTTTAGATAG
- the LOC101206318 gene encoding uncharacterized protein At4g17910 isoform X1 — MDISVRNSLNPNKLLKEEFVSNLTGSSMIEIAALSAIIPILVLLRHSFSSTNVVDHTAANASLKKSDGLVIRTKSLKRYLAAIAVDFLIIVIPTLLFFTVLADWSCLCAILLTLLLLLLIAAKGMLNHSPTWEAGNQSLRANISSFRVVVMITTCLCILAVDFRIFPRRYAKTETYGTSLMDLGVGSFVLANSLVSRQARNVLSTQWKGALKSVFPLLVLGFIRLITTSGVDYQVHVGEYGVHWNFFFTLSAVSILTTVINIPPQYSGIFGSIILVGYQYWLIYGGLNTYLLSNQRGSDIISQNKEGLFSIFGYWSIYLIGVQLGNSLFFGKNSTATLKSKRRARIIVWILAVFFWMTTLFLDSYVERVSRRMCNLAYVTLVLAQNLQVLAILMLSGYVAGNETSALEEALNSNLLAAFLLANLLTGLVNLSVDTLSTSSISALFILLVYAFILSIAMGLAYFNGIRLKFW; from the exons ATGGATATTTCTGTGCGAAATTCTCTCAACCCCAATAAACTTCTCAAAGAAGA ATTTGTTAGCAACTTGACTGGATCTTCTATGATCGAAATCGCAGCGCTTTCAGCTATTATACCC ATTCTTGTACTTCTTCGGCACTCATTCAGCTCCACCAATGTGGTTG ATCATACTGCTGCAAATGCTTCATTGAAGAAAAGTGATGGTCTAGTTATACGCACAAAGAGTTTGAAGCGGTACTTAGCTGCAATTGCTGTagattttcttattattgtgATTCCCACTCTCTTGTTTTTCACG GTTCTAGCAGATTGGTCATGTTTATGTGCGATTTTATTGACCTTgctgttattattattgattgcAGCCAAAGG AATGCTCAATCATTCTCCAACATGGGAAGCAGGAAACCAAAGTCTAAGGGCAAATATTTCATCTTTTAGGGTTGTTGTG ATGATCACAACATGCTTGTGTATATTAGCTGTTGATTTCAGAATATTTCCTAGAAGATATGCTAAGACAGAGACTTACGGTACAAGTCTG ATGGATCTTGGTGTCGGTTCATTTGTGCTGGCAAATTCATTAGTTTCTCGGCAGGCACGTAATGTCTTATCCAC acAATGGAAAGGTGCATTAAAATCTGTTTTTCCTCTTCTCGTTCTAGGATTTATTCGTCTGATAACTACTTCTGGTGTAGATTATCAG GTTCATGTAGGAGAATATGGAGTGCActggaatttctttttcacacTTTCTGCTGTATCAATTCTTACCACTGTCATTAATATTCCTCCACAATATTCTGGAATTTTTGGTTCAATAATTCTAGTAG GGTACCAGTATTGGTTGATATATGGTGGGCTAAATACTTatcttctttcaaatcagAGGGGTTCTGATATAATCAGCCAAAACAAGGAAGGACTTTTTAGCATATTTG GGTATTGGAGTATTTATCTTATTGGCGTGCAGTTGGGAAACTCTCTATTCTTCGGAAAAAATTCAACTGCTACACTAAAGAGCAAGAGAAGAGCAAGGATAATAGTTTGGATTCTTGCTGTTTTCTTTTG GATGACAACCTTGTTTCTGGATTCTTATGTTGAGAGAGTATCTCGTagaatg TGCAACCTGGCATATGTCACTCTGGTACTGGCCCAAAATTTACAG GTTTTGGCAATATTAATGCTTTCTGGTTATGTCGCTGGGAACGAAACTTCAGCTCTTGAAGAAGCATTAAACAGCAATTTATTGGCAGCATTTCTTCTG GCAAACTTGCTCACTGGACTAGTTAACTTATCAGTTGATACCCTGTCCACATCATCCATCTcggctttatttattttacttgtttatgcatttattttatcCATTGCAATGGGATTGGCCTATTTCAATGGCATTAGGTTGAAGTTTTGGTAG
- the LOC101206318 gene encoding uncharacterized protein At4g17910 isoform X2, producing MDISVRNSLNPNKLLKEEFVSNLTGSSMIEIAALSAIIPILVLLRHSFSSTNVVDHTAANASLKKSDGLVIRTKSLKRYLAAIAVDFLIIVIPTLLFFTVLADWSCLCAILLTLLLLLLIAAKGMLNHSPTWEAGNQSLRANISSFRVVVMITTCLCILAVDFRIFPRRYAKTETYGTSLMDLGVGSFVLANSLVSRQARNVLSTQWKGALKSVFPLLVLGFIRLITTSGVDYQVHVGEYGVHWNFFFTLSAVSILTTVINIPPQYSGIFGSIILVGYQYWLIYGGLNTYLLSNQRGSDIISQNKEGLFSIFGYWSIYLIGVQLGNSLFFGKNSTATLKSKRRARIIVWILAVFFWMTTLFLDSYVERVSRRMCNLAYVTLVLAQNLQLLKKH from the exons ATGGATATTTCTGTGCGAAATTCTCTCAACCCCAATAAACTTCTCAAAGAAGA ATTTGTTAGCAACTTGACTGGATCTTCTATGATCGAAATCGCAGCGCTTTCAGCTATTATACCC ATTCTTGTACTTCTTCGGCACTCATTCAGCTCCACCAATGTGGTTG ATCATACTGCTGCAAATGCTTCATTGAAGAAAAGTGATGGTCTAGTTATACGCACAAAGAGTTTGAAGCGGTACTTAGCTGCAATTGCTGTagattttcttattattgtgATTCCCACTCTCTTGTTTTTCACG GTTCTAGCAGATTGGTCATGTTTATGTGCGATTTTATTGACCTTgctgttattattattgattgcAGCCAAAGG AATGCTCAATCATTCTCCAACATGGGAAGCAGGAAACCAAAGTCTAAGGGCAAATATTTCATCTTTTAGGGTTGTTGTG ATGATCACAACATGCTTGTGTATATTAGCTGTTGATTTCAGAATATTTCCTAGAAGATATGCTAAGACAGAGACTTACGGTACAAGTCTG ATGGATCTTGGTGTCGGTTCATTTGTGCTGGCAAATTCATTAGTTTCTCGGCAGGCACGTAATGTCTTATCCAC acAATGGAAAGGTGCATTAAAATCTGTTTTTCCTCTTCTCGTTCTAGGATTTATTCGTCTGATAACTACTTCTGGTGTAGATTATCAG GTTCATGTAGGAGAATATGGAGTGCActggaatttctttttcacacTTTCTGCTGTATCAATTCTTACCACTGTCATTAATATTCCTCCACAATATTCTGGAATTTTTGGTTCAATAATTCTAGTAG GGTACCAGTATTGGTTGATATATGGTGGGCTAAATACTTatcttctttcaaatcagAGGGGTTCTGATATAATCAGCCAAAACAAGGAAGGACTTTTTAGCATATTTG GGTATTGGAGTATTTATCTTATTGGCGTGCAGTTGGGAAACTCTCTATTCTTCGGAAAAAATTCAACTGCTACACTAAAGAGCAAGAGAAGAGCAAGGATAATAGTTTGGATTCTTGCTGTTTTCTTTTG GATGACAACCTTGTTTCTGGATTCTTATGTTGAGAGAGTATCTCGTagaatg TGCAACCTGGCATATGTCACTCTGGTACTGGCCCAAAATTTACAG CTCTTGAAGAAGCATTAA
- the LOC101211116 gene encoding 29 kDa ribonucleoprotein A, chloroplastic: MVTIESPLPIISPYISSSSSSSASKLCFNKLPSPIKLRISFSSPLLSLNPTTPISPTSFNSSRNRGGGARLCSALQEVTLEEASEENQDVNQKRKLYIFNLPWSLSVVDIKELFGQCGTVSDVEIIKQKNGRSRGFAFVTMASPDEAQAAIQKFDSQEISGRVIKVEFAKRLKKPPPPKPPGPPPGETVNKLYVSNLAWKVRSNNLRDFFSENFNPIAARVVFDSPAGRSAGYGFVSFATREEAQTALSSLEGKELMGRPLRLKFSERNVNEAETPKEDIVESQPEES, encoded by the exons ATGGTGACGATCGAATCCCCACTTCCAATCATTTCTCCatacatttcttcttcttcctcttcttctgcCTCGAAATTATGCTTTAATAAACTTCCCTCCCCCATTAAGCTTCGAATTTCCTTCTCCTCCCCTCTCCTTTCCCTCAATCCCACAACCCCCATTTCCCCTACCTCTTTCAATTCATCGCGAAATCGCGGCGGCGGAGCCCGACTATGTTCTGCACTGCAAGAGGTCACTTTGGAGGAAGCTTCAGAGGAAAATCAGGATGTGAATCAGAAGAGGAAATTATATATCTTCAATTTACCTTGGTCTTTATCTGTTGTTGACATTAAGGAGCTCTTTGGACAATGCGGCACTGTCTCTGATGTTgag ATTATAAAgcagaaaaatggaagaagcaGGGGATTTGCCTTTGTGACTATGGCTTCACCAGATGAAGCTCAAGCTGCTATTCAGAAATTTGACTCTCAA GAAATATCAGGAAGAGTTATAAAGGTAGAGTTTGCAAAGAGATTGAAGAAACCTCCTCCACCAAAGCCTCCAGGTCCTCCTCCTGGAGAGACAGTGAATAAACTTTATGTATCAAATCTTGCATGGAAAGTGAGATCAAACAATCTCAGAGACTTCTTTTCTGAAAACTTTAACCCAATTGCAGCGAGGGTTGTCTTCGATAGTCCCGCTGGAAGATCTGCTGGTTatggttttgtttcttttgctaCTCGAGAGGAAGCTCAAACTGCACTTTCTTCTTTGGAGGGCAAG GAATTGATGGGAAGACCCCTTCGCCTGAAATTCAGTGAAAGAAATGTCAATGAAGCAGAAACCCCAAAAGAAGACATTGTTGAAAGCCAACCTGAAGAATCATAG